In the genome of Centropristis striata isolate RG_2023a ecotype Rhode Island chromosome 6, C.striata_1.0, whole genome shotgun sequence, the window tttttaaatcataaagttGACACTCTACGTAGCGTTAAAAGCCaaagagaagaggtgggttttaagaagagatttaataaATGTTCAGGCTGCTGTTACGGTGTTTTGTGCTTTatgtttataattatatattctgtttcaataaatgcatgtagaaaAGTCATAGATAATTTCATAGTCCTCTATAATGAAGGTCTGCTGAGTTTGTCTCCGCCCACCGGGAGACGTCTAATCTGTTCTCCTTCACGTCCGCAATTATGAATGTAACTTCCTCAGTATAGGCAATGGCTTCACCAGTAGACTCATTACCAGACTATACAattatttataatgattttttctCCTATTCTGCCCTTATCTTCTTCCTTATAAAAAATAGTATATAACTACACCGGTAGAAGACAGTTACAGAGAATGTTAAAAGTACAGAATAATatcaacattattatttttaaatgacatatgCATGATGTAGGCAGatgttaaaaacatgttggAATGAACAGGACCTCTATTAGTTTCACTAATTATCTCCCTGTAAGTAACTTGCAAATGTTTGTACATaactataatatattttaacctGCTGTtaccttgtttttttctgtacctTCTGTATATTTATAGGTTCTTTTTCCCTAAATGCATGTAGAAAAGTCGTCAATAATCACATAGTCCTTTATAATGAAGGTCTGCTGAGTTTGTCTCCGCCCACCGGGAGACCTCTAATCTGTTCTCCTTCACGTCCGCAGTTCAGATGTAAATACCAGCGATCAGACAGATTCACTCATTGGTTTCTGACGATCCAAACTCAGTAAAAGAGAGAATGTCTGGCCGCGGTAAGGGAGGGAAAGGACTCGGTAAAGGAGGCGCAAAGCGGCACCGGAAAGTTCTCCGTGATAACATCCAGGGGATCACCAAGCCCGCTATCCGCCGTCTGGCTCGCCGTGGTGGAGTGAAGCGGATCTCCGGCCTGATCTACGAGGAGACCCGTGGTGTGTTGAAGGTCTTCCTGGAGAACGTGATCCGTGATGCCGTCACCTACACCGAGCACGCCAAGAGAAAGACGGTGACCGCCATGGATGTGGTTTATGCTCTCAAGAGGCAGGGACGCACTCTGTACGGCTTCGGAGGTTAGACACATCCCGTCTGGTGCTGGACCCCAAAGGCCCTTTTCAGGGCCGCACAAACACTCCATAAAGAGATGATTTCCTTCCATGTAGTTTCTTACAGGGTTTCAGATTGGTGTTTCTGCTGGGAAAGGGACTCGAGTCAAGCCACaaataaaagtgaataaaatgttGTTAGTACCTGAAACATAACATGAGATAATTGTACTGTCATGTGGTGGGCAACACTATGTTCAGTGTCAAACACTGGGCAGTAGTACATCTATGAAACTGGTTTAAAAAAGAACGGAACGAGAGGACACTCAAGAGAGACAAGTCAGCAGTTCAACTGTGAATTTATGGTAAACGtcctgaaataaaacagaatttaccGTCTTATCACATTGCTCAAATAAACAAATCCCACTGAGACCAACTTGGATTGCATATGGGCCATAATTTTCTCACGAAAAATAAATTGCAGAACTTCCAATCACTTTCAGAAATGGGAACTGTTGAACTAAAAGGAATTTAAAATATGGACACTTTACCCCCGTATGATATAATTTTAATTATCTAAATGATGGAACTGTGGctattaattttaatgtttcacTGTACTGAGTGAAGGTAACTGATAAAGTTTTTAATAGTAATATTAGGTTGTTTAGTGTAGACTATGGTTTCTCAAACACCTTTCAGACTGTCTTTCCACAAGAAATACTGCCGTAAAGATCTGCACCGGCTCTTCACCTTaagacattcatactgattgaATATTTTGCTGTATAGTGATATTGCCGTCCATTCAAATTGCAAACCAGCTTCGCAGAAAGTGGGAGGAGATGGTAGTGGCatgcagcagtgctgcacagtacaCCTCTGGTAAATCTAAATGATTTTACTGAACTGAAAATACCGATGTAAAGATAAAACATGAACTATAAATATGACGGACTATGGAAGTGTAATTACTTGGCATGgatgaggggggggggggaaaaaaaaaaaaaaaaaagtcatgtgaTTTAGTATATTATTAATGAAGATTACTCACTAAACAGACCAGAgtgcattaaagaaaacattttgagtTGCACTATATTGGCACCTCATGGGTACTTTTACGTTACCTTACTTAGGTTTTGCATCATCTTAAGCAAACTTTCTACATAGGAACAACTTTGTGGAGAGGATAAGCTCCTTCAGATGAAGTGTgtggctcttaaaagagcctttGTGTTGTAGCTggttgtgcagcagcagcagcagtctacTTGGAGCTGGTGTACTTGGTGACGGCCTTGGTGCCCTCAGACACGGCGTGCTTGGCCAGCTCCCCGGGCAGCAGCAGGCGGACGGCGGTCTGGATCTCCCTGGACGTGATGGTGGAGCGTTTGTTGTAGTGAGCCAGACGGGAGGCCTCACCGGCGATGCGCTCAAAGATGTCGCTGACAAACGAGTTCATGATGCCCATGGCCTTGGAGGAGATGCCGGTGTCGGGGTGGACCTGCTTCAGCACCTTGTACACGTAGATGGCGTAGCTCTCCTTCCTCTTAGACCTCCTCTTCTTGCCCCCCTTGGTGACGGCCTTAGAAACGGCTTTCTTGGAGCCCTTCTTGGGCGCTTTCACGGTGGTCTCAGGCATGGTTCAGGTTGCGGTTTGAAACGATTCCAATGAGAAGCTGTGAGCCGCAGTGTGGTCTATTTGTACCCATTCAATGCAAATGAGACTGTGCTGTTGCTCACACAGGATTGGTTACTTGCCGAGTAAACCTGCGCATGCGTTAAACCAAACGCTCAAGGCCAGAAAgacttgaaatgtttttacattaaattaaattcaatatcgCAATGTTTGAACCTTTAATAGTTCGTAGTTCCTTTTCTTCCAGTATCTGCAGAAATGTTAAATACAGGTTTATTATCTATGTCAGCACCATCATAGTCAATATATATTTGATTCGAAAAAGGTAAAAACTTGGAGAATTGACCAGAATTCACTTCTTAAAGTAGCTACTGAGTATTCATTAGAGCAGGGTCAGGACTCATTTCTGTGACTGAAGACgtgtaataatagtaattataacAGTAACAGAGCTCTCAGTGAGGAGAACATGAACTGTGACCAGCAGAGGGAGCTGTTGATAGAATGTAGCCCAAGCTGACACATCACCAGTCTGAAGAGTGTGATCACAAGTCCTAGTTGTATACATGTGGAGTAATTATAGCTTATAACAAATGCTTATATtggctcgttggtctaggggtatgattctcgcttagggtgcgagaggtcccgggttcaaatcccggacgagcccttTCCTATTGTTAGGATGGGGGGATAAATAGGCCACCAAAGCCAGAACATATCACACattcatcatggaaaagtccatttccactagttcaagtcaaatagccccaaccaagcaTTGAGAAAACTGAAAAAGTGAGAGTGTATGAGGGGCCGTATGGGCCTTAAATCATTctttcctctcacattcacaaaaaatacctctcacatacacaattttacctctcacattcacataaaaaaaataccagaacaaaaaaatcactgctTCCAGTATTTCATTTCTAATTCTTTGTTATACATGATAGTAAACCAAATATCTTTAGGTCTTACatgtcatataataataataataataatatatcattgTGACCACCACAGGGGCGACTAGATCCCAAATTACCACGTCACAGTTTTTGAGCTCTAATTACCAGTAACAGTtggctcgttggtctaggggtatgattctcgctttgggtgcgagaggtcccgggttcaaatcccggacgagccctgTGATTTTAATTACGTTGGTACAAGGTCACAGATGTCAGGACACTAGACATAATGCATGACATAATGCTACATTacaaacagaaatgtacatgaATATCGCAAGTCATTTCAAAGCTTGACATGGAGACACCATGCCACAAACTAATGCTGCCCAACCAAGGATCCACAACTGCATTTAATATTCTTTCTGTAACATTAAAAGCAGTGAGAAGTATttggcgccatctagtggtagCACCAACAGACTACACCTCTGTCAAAAAAAGTCGTAGCATACTGAAGCATGTGAACCTGTCAACATTCAGTTTTTACCCACCAGACAtactacaccaggggtctcaaactcaaattacctgggggccgctggaggcagtatcaaaatgaccaaaaaaagacacaaaattacaaaaaagacacaaaatgactgaaaaaacacaaaatgacttaaaaaaaaaggacacaaaatgaccacaaaaagacacaaaattacagaaagacacaaaatgactgataaagacacaaaatgaccaaaaaaagacaaaacatgaccaaaaaagacacaaaagtacagaaaaagacacaaaatgactgaaaaacacaaaattactcaaaaagacacaaaaagacaaaaaaggcacaaaatgaccaaaaaaaagacaaaaaaatgaccaaaaacgacacaaaattatttttgaaaagacacaaaattacaaaaaaaaaagacagacacaaaaatacaaaaaaaaagacacaaaattatttaaaaaaagacacaattattaaaaacaagacactaaattattttaaagaagacacaaaattaccaaaaagacacagaatgggaccttccaaacacaacacggtaaagtgccattcatataaaactcacattaaactttcatatcaaggtgggggccacaaaatatcgtcacgagggccgcaattggcccgcgggccgcgagtttgagacccatgtacTACACTGATGTAATTACAACCACACATcaaatcttttttaatttacaaaaactATGTTCATCTCAAATAGTTTCTGACTGACAACTGCAAACACAGGAGAATGAAAGCTCAGTGCTTCAATTTACAAGAagaggaatatatttttttattgatttttttgacaaatgtatgttttctttacactAAACTGTTTCTGACTGACGTGTTTTTTATTGACCACAGTTACATGGCTTGaggcataaaaaatatatcaaagaaCAACAACATATG includes:
- the LOC131972779 gene encoding histone H4, which codes for MSGRGKGGKGLGKGGAKRHRKVLRDNIQGITKPAIRRLARRGGVKRISGLIYEETRGVLKVFLENVIRDAVTYTEHAKRKTVTAMDVVYALKRQGRTLYGFGG
- the LOC131972776 gene encoding histone H2B 1/2-like yields the protein MPETTVKAPKKGSKKAVSKAVTKGGKKRRSKRKESYAIYVYKVLKQVHPDTGISSKAMGIMNSFVSDIFERIAGEASRLAHYNKRSTITSREIQTAVRLLLPGELAKHAVSEGTKAVTKYTSSK